The Limnochorda sp. LNt genome includes a region encoding these proteins:
- the mutS gene encoding DNA mismatch repair protein MutS yields MLRQYQALKASYPDALLLFRLGDFYELFGRDAEIGAAILNITLTSREIGKGRRLPMCGVPYHAADAYVAQLVQAGHRVAICEQMEDPRLARGVVRREVIRVVTPGTLPDAAGRDRRYVAALWVGDQAVGLAMADVFTGELRATRLGADSPVEHEVWRAALDELVRLAVDEVVVPPRLTDDPRLAGAMRQTLRAAVTRWDSPAWSPDGARQTLRAHFGTATLDAFGIEAWPEAQVAAGAVLQYLLETQKDRLVHITTLQSYDPREGLAVDATTALNLELTTTLRQRSRKGSLLDVLDRTRTAAGARLLRRYLEEPLTDVAAIRARLDAVEALAASHLARRRLRDALQGMPDAERLLGRAGTGRATPKDLLSLRYFLERLDDIRRIAAEAGLERLPALEMDALGQPPAPLEALADHLARAIADDAPAQVRDSGYIREGYDAELDALRRGAEEGRRWIAGLEGRERERTGIRSLKVGFNRVFGYYIEVTRPNLKLVPPDYERRQTLTGAERFVTAELKEWESRVLEAEERIRLREAQIFQSLVERVLEQAPALQAASRAVARLDVAASLADLAVERAWVRPEVDEGPVIEIRQGRHPVVEAMMPDQPFVPNDLYLDMGARRLAIVTGPNMGGKSTFLRQAALLVLLAQMGSFVPARWARIGVVDRILSRVGASDDLASGRSTFMVEMSESAYILRHATPRSLVVLDEVGRGTATYDGLSLAWAIVEALQERGCRTLVATHYHELTELEGRLEGVFNLHAAVAHGEEGIVFLRQIRPGAADRSYGIEVARLAGLPERVVERAREVLAHLEGSAPSASRVAEEALADALVPDRETAPALSEPGPVGTYGGRPASRRPRPRARPSVADLAQSRLFEA; encoded by the coding sequence ATGCTCCGGCAGTATCAGGCCCTCAAGGCCTCCTACCCCGATGCCCTGCTGCTGTTCCGCCTGGGAGACTTCTACGAGCTCTTCGGGCGGGATGCGGAGATCGGAGCCGCCATCCTCAACATCACCCTGACCAGCCGCGAGATCGGCAAGGGCCGCCGGCTGCCCATGTGCGGCGTGCCGTACCACGCGGCCGACGCCTACGTCGCCCAGCTGGTCCAGGCCGGCCACCGGGTCGCCATCTGCGAGCAGATGGAGGACCCACGCCTGGCCCGGGGGGTGGTCCGGCGCGAGGTGATCCGGGTGGTCACGCCCGGCACGCTGCCGGACGCGGCGGGACGGGATCGGCGCTACGTGGCGGCCCTCTGGGTGGGTGACCAGGCGGTGGGCCTGGCCATGGCCGACGTCTTCACCGGGGAGCTGCGCGCCACGCGGCTGGGCGCCGACTCCCCCGTGGAGCACGAGGTCTGGCGGGCCGCCCTGGACGAGCTGGTGCGGCTGGCCGTCGACGAGGTGGTGGTGCCGCCCCGCCTGACCGATGATCCCCGGCTGGCGGGCGCGATGCGCCAGACGCTGCGGGCGGCGGTGACGCGATGGGACAGCCCGGCCTGGTCGCCGGACGGCGCCCGGCAGACGCTGCGGGCCCACTTCGGCACGGCGACGCTGGATGCGTTCGGCATCGAGGCCTGGCCGGAGGCGCAGGTGGCCGCCGGCGCGGTGCTCCAGTACCTGCTCGAAACCCAGAAGGACCGCCTCGTCCACATCACGACGCTGCAGAGCTACGACCCGCGCGAGGGGCTGGCAGTCGACGCCACCACCGCCCTCAACCTGGAGCTGACCACCACGCTGCGCCAGCGGAGCCGCAAGGGGTCGTTGCTGGACGTGCTGGACCGGACCCGGACGGCTGCGGGGGCCCGGCTGCTGCGCCGCTACCTGGAGGAGCCGCTCACCGACGTGGCGGCCATCCGAGCCCGGCTCGACGCGGTCGAGGCCCTGGCGGCGAGCCACCTCGCCCGGCGCCGGTTGCGCGATGCCCTGCAGGGGATGCCCGACGCCGAGCGGCTGCTGGGACGGGCGGGCACCGGACGGGCCACACCCAAGGACCTGCTCTCGTTGCGCTACTTCCTCGAGCGGCTGGACGACATCCGGCGCATCGCGGCCGAGGCCGGGCTGGAGAGGCTGCCCGCCCTGGAGATGGACGCGCTGGGGCAGCCACCGGCGCCGCTGGAGGCCCTGGCCGATCACCTGGCGAGGGCCATCGCCGACGACGCTCCCGCCCAGGTCCGTGACAGCGGCTACATCCGGGAGGGCTACGACGCGGAGCTGGATGCCCTGCGCCGGGGCGCCGAGGAGGGGCGCCGATGGATCGCGGGGCTCGAGGGGCGTGAGCGGGAGCGCACGGGCATCCGCTCGCTTAAAGTGGGCTTCAACCGGGTCTTCGGCTACTACATCGAGGTGACCCGCCCCAACCTCAAGCTGGTGCCCCCCGACTACGAGCGGCGTCAGACCCTGACCGGCGCCGAACGGTTCGTGACGGCCGAGCTCAAGGAGTGGGAGAGCCGGGTGCTGGAGGCGGAGGAGCGCATCCGGCTGCGGGAGGCCCAGATCTTCCAGTCGCTGGTGGAGCGGGTGCTGGAGCAGGCCCCTGCCCTGCAGGCGGCCAGCCGGGCCGTGGCGCGCCTCGACGTCGCCGCCTCGCTGGCCGACCTGGCCGTCGAGCGTGCCTGGGTGCGGCCCGAGGTCGACGAGGGCCCCGTCATCGAGATCCGCCAGGGGCGCCACCCCGTGGTGGAGGCCATGATGCCGGATCAGCCCTTCGTCCCCAACGACCTCTACCTCGACATGGGGGCACGGCGGCTGGCCATCGTGACGGGCCCCAACATGGGCGGCAAGTCGACGTTCTTGCGCCAGGCCGCCCTGCTGGTGCTGCTGGCGCAGATGGGCAGCTTCGTGCCGGCGCGTTGGGCCCGCATCGGGGTGGTCGACCGCATCCTGTCGAGGGTCGGCGCCTCGGACGACCTGGCGTCGGGCCGGTCCACCTTCATGGTGGAGATGAGCGAGAGCGCCTACATCCTGCGCCACGCCACGCCCCGCAGCCTGGTGGTCCTCGACGAGGTGGGGAGGGGCACGGCCACCTACGACGGCCTCAGCCTGGCATGGGCCATCGTGGAGGCGCTGCAGGAGCGGGGCTGCCGCACGCTGGTGGCCACCCACTACCACGAGCTGACCGAGCTGGAGGGGAGACTCGAGGGGGTCTTCAATCTGCACGCCGCGGTGGCCCACGGCGAGGAGGGCATCGTCTTCCTCCGGCAGATCCGGCCCGGCGCCGCGGACCGCAGCTACGGCATCGAAGTGGCGCGCCTGGCCGGGCTGCCCGAGCGGGTCGTCGAGCGGGCTCGCGAGGTGCTGGCCCACCTCGAGGGCAGTGCCCCGTCGGCGTCCCGGGTCGCCGAGGAGGCGCTGGCGGACGCCCTCGTGCCCGACCGGGAGACGGCCCCTGCCCTCTCGGAGCCCGGGCCCGTCGGGACCTACGGCGGTCGGCCCGCCTCGCGCCGGCCTCGTCCGCGGGCGCGGCCCTCCGTCGCCGACCTGGCGCAGTCGCGGCTGTTCGAGGCGTAG